The genomic segment GTTGGTGCAGATGCAGTTCTCAATGACATTTCCCCCACAGTAGTGGAGCCGTGCAGTGAGAATAGGAATGGGTGCAGTGGTAAGGGCATTTCGTGAGAGAATGAAGACACTGGCCTTGGCCACAAATCGGTCAGTGATGATGGACgggtacctcagtgggtgacagatggccacatagcggtcataggccatgacCATGAAGGTGCAGGACTCCATGGTGAGGAAACTGTTCATAATGAACATCTGTAGGAAGCaggcagagaagctgatggaCCTGAGGTCAAACCAGAAGATGGCCAGGACCTTGGGGATGACGGTGAGGCAGAGCACCATGTCCagcagggagaggaggctgaGCAGGTAGTACATGGGCTGGTGCAGAGCGGCCTCCCTCCAGATGGTGAGGAGGAGGGTGGCGTTGGCCCCCATggccaggaggaagaggaggctgaGGGGCAGGGACAGCCAATGTTGCCAGGCCTGGTAGTTAGGGAAGCAGATGAGGAGGAATTCAGAGACCAGAGCAGTGGAGTCGTTGGTGGGAGATGTCATGAGATAAATTCTAAGCTGAGAAGAGTTTACCTGGGTTTACATATGTAAGACACAGGAATTAGGCGAATAGAAAACAAAGCTGTGAAAACATTCACTAACCCTTACTCATCCAGAAAAATGATGATATAtaggagaacaatcccaaataaaggcAAAGTTTAGTGGAGACACATATGAATGGAAGAGGGGGCTTGGCAAATTATTTCTATAGttgatttggaaaaataaatgactaGTTGCAatatttagaaggaaaataatgaaaagaattaCCTCATTAAAACATACTGTAAAGCCACAAAATCTTTTCAGGTGATACTGACACATAATACTGACAAAGCAAATTGACTACTTATGGATCCCATAGGCCAGAAATGCTCACTAGCTTACAGAGTAATCCAGAATTAACAGTCATAAAATCATATTTAACTGTAGGTCTTTTCAGTGAATATTGTTGACATCATTTGTTAGATAGTGGTAAAAATTAGTTTATCCTAACTTTTAAtcatataccaaaataaatttgagATTGAAAACTTCATGATTAACCCTCAATCCTATGATACGGTTGAAgacaaaatactaattaaatataAAGAGGGCTCCCCAAACTCCCCTATCATTCTGATTTATTGTACCTCAAGCACAACCCATCCTGGACATACTTAATTCAAGACTGCACAAAAGAGTTCAATGTTCCCATAAATGTATACTGATAGGCAGTCtattttcattaacatttatGATCACCAACCTCAAATGAGCACTTAATAAGCAAGTCTTTTATAATAACCTCTGGTTAATTCACTCCTTCACCCATTACAAgcaatttccaaattttctaaattcttttaaatgCTAAATCCTCTACTTCCTCAGAAGATGACCTCTCCAACTGCTTCACAAAGACAGCAGAAG from the Manis javanica isolate MJ-LG chromosome 11, MJ_LKY, whole genome shotgun sequence genome contains:
- the LOC108402341 gene encoding olfactory receptor 56A1-like, whose amino-acid sequence is MTSPTNDSTALVSEFLLICFPNYQAWQHWLSLPLSLLFLLAMGANATLLLTIWREAALHQPMYYLLSLLSLLDMVLCLTVIPKVLAIFWFDLRSISFSACFLQMFIMNSFLTMESCTFMVMAYDRYVAICHPLRYPSIITDRFVAKASVFILSRNALTTAPIPILTARLHYCGGNVIENCICTNMSVSRLSCDNFTLNRIYQFVAGWTLLGSDFILVFLSYAFILRAVLRLKAEGAAMKALSTCGSHFILILFFSTVLLVVVLTNVARKRVPFDILILLNVLHHLVPPALNPIVYGFRTKELKQGCQKLLQRGL